The stretch of DNA CAGTGGagcacgcgcggcgcggcacacAGTGTCTGCAGCTCTGCGCTGCGCCGCGTGTTCAGAGAAAAGCCACGCTCCCTTGCTCTGCCCCGCCTCTGTCCTCTGCCCGGCGTCCACCTGCCGCCTCTCCAGTCAGTTCTTCTTCACAGCTCCGCTCCCCACGGCCCCTCCCGCTCCCTGGGCTCGGTTCGTTTCGCGCGGAACCCTAACCACCGCCACGACCGGGGCGgacgggaagaagaagaagaagaagaaaaaaatccCCCAAATTCCCaggcctccctccctcccccttcttccccCTCCCCCCGCGTCGCTTTCGCCGGACACCACCACCTGCCGCTTTCCCCTCGCGCGCCTCCACCTCCCCCGCCCCGCCCATCTCCTCCGTCCCTTTTTGACCCCGATTGGGAATCCGCATCCGGCCCTGCGGCGGCATTCAATTCCCCTGCGCTGCCCTGCCCTGCCCCCCGCGAGCACGCTGCCTCCCCTCCCCAcccccgcgcgcgcccggcCCTGATCCCGCGGCCCCGGCGAGGGGAGACCGGCGCCCTCCCGAGACCGCCGGTGCGTCCGTCCCCCCGTCCCATCGCTCAGTCAGGTTCGCCGCTTGGTTTTCCGTTCGGGTGGAATGGTTCGCCGCTGAATTCGGTGTGGTTCCCGGCCGTCGCGAGCTGCTCGCGGCGCGGAGGGTGCTGCTTTGCTGAGCTCGGTGGGTTGATTTTTTAGCTATAGCTTTGCTGAATTgttggttgggggggggggggtaattTTTGGTCCGAAGTAGTATCGGGCTCGGCGTGTATTAGTCTTTGGATTGGGTAAAAAGTAGTGAGGATCGTCTGGGTGGTGGTTGGCATGAACCTGCTCCGGTGACCTTGATCCTATGGGAACGGTTCCAATTACGACTCTTCTTACATTTCTCTGCTTGCTATAGTTTTGTATTGCGGGTTGTTTGCGGAGTCGAGGCTTTTTCGTGAATTTCGGTGTTGGGAAAAGGTTGGATTGGCGGTATGTGTTTGCTTAGGATCTGTGATCACGCTCCGATCCACTTCAATTTCTACTGTGACTGTGCTCTGGTGCCCCCTGTTGTGCTTGTTGTACAAACATTTAGCGATTATAATTTGTTTGAGAACCACAGCTTGGATGGGCTCCAGGCCTCCAGCCCTGTGTGGGTGTTCAAGACTTCTATGGTCATTTGGGGCCACTAAAATTAATTCTGGCCTTGTAGCCATTTGGCAGTTCTCAAGTATTCTGTTACTAGTTTTATTTCTGTCCAAGTCATAATTTCAGTTGCCACGTCTTTACTGGTCCATTGACACCAAGCTGTGAAATCTGTCTCCTGCTAAAATCTAGTCTGTCTGCCATTTGGAGCTCAGTCGTTAGGCTGTCTTGGACTCTTTGTAGTCTTGTTTTTTGGGTGGTTTGGAATGTTTGTTTCATATATGATTGCAGTTATTTTATATATAGCAGTAACTCTTAGGTTTGAAACATGGTGATTTAAAATAAATAGCAGTAACTCTTAGGTTTGAAATGTGGTGATTTGATTTCGAATTATAGTGTTCATATGTGTTGATGTTGCTCTTCCCATTCACTTGTACAAAAAAAGAATAGCTGTGCTAAGGGCAATATATACGGTGAACTGATGTAAGACTTAAAGTTGGTTTTCTGACATTTTAGCATCAACTTGATATGTTCGACGACATATAAACGCTGGGAATTTTTATATAGCTTAGTATCCTAGTTTCTCTCTCTATACTTGGCCTTATGTGAATGACATCTCATTTTAATCGTTGCAGTGTTCACATGATGTATCATGCTAAGAATTTTTCTGTGCCCTTTGCTCCGCAGAGGGCTCAGAATAATGAGCATGCAAGTAATATTGGAGCTATCAGTGGAGCCAACATAAGCAACCCTGCTAATCCCGTAGGAAGTGGGAAACAACGTCTAAGATGGACCTCAGATCTCCATAATCGCTTTGTGGATGCCATCGCCCAGCTTGGTGGACCAGATAGTGGGTATTCTATTCTCTGTTGAGTATTAGTCATTGTAGTTGGTGTTAATGCATTGCATAAACTGCCATCTGCACAAATGTTCTGTACTGATGGTTTAAAAAACAAGGAGTTATATCTTGCAGAGTATGGACTGCATATTAGTAGTATATTACTTGAATGCATTACACATGTCATATATGCGTAGCAAACTGGAAATTTAACTGAATCAACCGTGCAAATGTTTAGGATCAGATTGCTGCACGCTTTCTGAAATTCATGTGTACTTGTTATTTAGACCCTCTGTAATTGTGTCTGCCATGTTATTAAATCCAATCACATTGGAAAATGTGTGTGTCTGGAGAACTGTGGTCCTTGTCAAATGGAGAAACAGCTTTGAGTATTGCATGTGCAGCATATCTGACTCTAGTAGTCTGGATTTGACTGTTGATAAGCTAGAAGGTTATCATGAGAGTACTTGATTTTTTGGGGATTGCAACTACAAGTACTCTGTATCTGAGACTCTTTATCATATTTCTTCAGGAGCTACACCTAAAGGGGTGCTCACTGTGATGGGTGTTCCAGGGATCACAATTTATCATGTAAAGAGCCATTTGCAGGTGAAGAATTTCCCTTGAAGGAAACAGATTTCAAAATAATTCATTGCAACTAATGCTTGCTCTTTCCTCGGTGCTTGTAGAAGTATCGCCTTGCAAAGTATATACCAGAATCTCCTGCTGAAGGTGAATATCCTTCTCTGCTTCAATTTTTCTTCTGCAGCCCGTTCCTCTTCCCTAATATCAAACGCTGGAACTAAACAGCTATTCATTTTATGTTATGATGGAATATCATGTAGGTTCAAAGGACGAAAAAAAGGATTCGGGTGATTCCCTCTCTAACACGGATTCTGCACCGTAAGTTATCTTTTTACCCAGTCGTGTGTGCCAAGTTTTTATGAATTATGTAGTTGACTAAATATTCTTACATGTTTTAGAGGATTACAAATCAATGAAGCATTAAAGATGCAAATGGAGGTTCAGAAGCGGCTACATGAGCAGCTCGAGGTCTGTTATTGAAAGATGTTAGCGAATTTATATCATACTGTTTGTTTTAATACTTAATATTGCTCAGTTTACCCACCAATCCTACTTAGCTAGGGATGACTTCTACAAGCTAATGTTTTGGTCCATTCTTTCTATTCACTTATTATTTGTCAAGTTATACCTTACCGTGTTTCCTTCTCATGGCTGTGCTGTTTAGTCGTCAATTACTTCTTATTGATAATTATTTCATTTGCCTTATTTTTTTGTAGTTTGTGAGTTCTTTTAACGTCAAGATCAATCTAAATTTTCCTTGAGAAGTCTGTTTTCGGTTAGATGAAATTCATTGTACTTTATCTTTTCAGGTTCAAAGGCAATTGCAGCTGAGAATTGAAGCTCAAGGCAGATACTTGCAAATGATCATAGAGGAGCAACAAAAGCTTGGTGGATCAATCAAAGCTTCTGACGATCAGAAGCTTTCACATTCACCTCCAAGCTTAGATGAGTACCCCGAAAGCACGCAGCCTTCTCCCAAGAAACCAAGGGTAGATGCGTTGTCACCGGATTCAAAGCGCGATACGACTCAAGCAGAATTCGAGCCCCATCTGATTGGTCCATGGGATCAAGAAATCTGCAGGAAAAACCTATGCGGTGTTGCATTCCCAGTGGAGGAGTTCAAAGCAGACCCTGGTATGAGCAAGTCATAAAGCAAAGCCTTCCTTGACGGGCATTCTTCATAGTTGACCTCTCCACTAGATGATCTCATTCGCATGTGAATATATATCATCTTAACAACAGAATGTTGTCCGGATCTTCCGGATCTGCACCTGATCCTTGCAGCCACGGCCAGTTGTTGTTGTCACGGTAGTATTCATCATACAACTCTTGTAATTATGAGGATGGTGTTACAAAGTTTCTAGCCAGCATTTCCTTAGCCCTTAGTTGAACCATGTAGCAAGAAAGAGGACTTGTTTACACGCAATACATTTGCTGTGAAGAGGGCGCGCCCCTTGAGCTACCTGAAGCTATGTGATGGTGATCTGTGTTCGAATCATTTCCAATTTCACCGATACTTACATTGACTTCGTTCCATGTATCCAAGATGCAGCCAGCAACACCTCCAAGAGGTCGGTCAGCTGGAAGCCTGAGCAACTCTGCATTCCGCTGGACTGGATAGTTGGCTTGTTGCTTACTGTTACCGGTGAAGGTTTCGGTGACACGGAGTGCTGGAAATGTTAGGTCGTACACAAGATTTCAGCTGCAGTGCTACCCAGAATCAAAAGAACTTGTTTGAGAGAGAATCTCAAGGAGTTGCAGAACAAAAGCAAAGCACATATTCTACCTTGACATTTTGCAAAGGAGCACTCAAATATTTTGCGCGTCGCTACATGTCGCAAGTGGCAGTTGGCAAACAATAGTACTCGTTTATTTTGCTCAAACGTTTCGCTTTCTCATGCCAGTAAAATGCTTTCAGACAAGCATTGATGCTGCACACTAGGACTACTTGATTGGGGGCATTTGGATCCAGATTTATAGCTTAGTTCGGATTTAAGCTAAATCTCACAAAAATCCCCTTGTCCAGACTCCCTAAGCAATACATTTAGCATGTGTGAGGAAAAAGAACTGCACGTAAGGTTTAGCTAGGCAAGAGTCAAGAAAACGTCGCAGTGGTGTCTTCGATAGGTCAGCAGTGCGTACTTGTAGCTAAAGGATATTTAGTTATTTATGTTAGTTCTTTCAAACGATCAAAGCTGTACAGTTTTTGACGAGAATATGTGGGTCTTTTGAATGTTAAGAGAATGGAAACCGCCACAAAGATAAGCAAAGTGTAAATACAATTTTGCCAAATAGTCCCTAGCAGCCTATAGGTATAATAAATTTAGCGAAGGCCCTTAGAAACCTACATCACTTGTGCTATGTATGTTTTTATGTAAGTAAATCATTTTCGTTAGACCAGTAACTGAAGCTGTCTACCTTGGCTCCAGGCCTCCCTCCCACCTAAAAAAGATCCTAAGACCGCAGTTCAACACACACAGCACCAGGCGTACTATAAATCCACATCCATGAGTTTAGTTTAATTGTGCACTTATTTAATTGAGAAATAGAGATGTGTCTTGTATAAATGTGATGTAGAGTTACATCACATGTAAAGAAGTGGCATCCATGATAAGTCTTGAAAATCATTTATTAACGGTTCGTCATCATTTTTTTCCGACTATGTACTAATAGGTTACAACCAAAATTAATAGCAAAAGCATTGCACTTTCGTCTATTAAACTCTCTTACACGGCAATATCATCAGGATAATGGAAAATGCACACCCATTGCACCAATCTTGTAACGCAAAATCTAAAGATTTCGAATGTAGTTGTAGAAGAAAATGAGAGTTACTGCGCACATACACGAATCATACTCATAACCTCCACAATTCATTAGAAGCTGAGCATTTTTCCACTAATTATAGAACTAGTTGCCTAATGGCATGCTGTGGCCATGAACAGATTTCTATAAATACATATATTTGTAGCTAAAAATGTATAATTATTTACAGTGTTTTTTTCCAACGCAATTGATTGGCAAACGTCATTCCTACATGAAAGATCTAAGGATCTGCTATCGCGTTAATTAGACTAGGAAATACTCTGTAAATTGCTTGATctagaaacagagagagggattGAGAGATGCAAGAGAGAGCACGGGgttataccttcgtgccctagggcggcggcggatgcagAGGTGCCTGCCATGGCGGTGTAGCGCAGGGATGGGAGTAGTTCGGCCGTAGGCGTACGGGTCGCTGTGGCCGACGGCGTAGACGCGTCCGCGAGCTCGGGGCAGAAGCAGGGACGTCGAGGGCGATGCCGGAGGAGCTTCCCGCCGCTTACCGCGCTCTAGATAGATCGGCTACGCTGACTgtgggtggggtggcggcggccggtcaACCTCGTGATgcgagccgctggcccccacccccTTTTATAttgcgcggcgcgacgggggcccaccagctagggtgagctggggcgcccccgatcagggcgcttGGGTGAGGTAGCCCATCGGCCCGTTAGGGTCCGATGGGCTAGGAGATCAATctaacagtctcccccttgatctcaccctgtCCTTTTCTTTTACTTTTACTTTTTCGCGTTTCGTCATGGATTTGTGtatagagcatgcctcatcgtTCACGATCAACTGTCGATAGATTTAGCAACTACAATCCACGCTTCCATTCAGAGAcggattctttaaccttttgggccctagtagtccgaagatcacaggctatcccttagccccatgctagctacgtgttccttgaacacaTTGGatggtaagcctttcgttagcggatccgcaagaTCACTGTGCTTATATGTTCAAGATTTATgatctgatctcggactttatctttcacaacataatactttatatctatgtgtttggcagcaccacttgtcttgttgttgtgagcgtacattactgcgggctcgttatcgcagtacaactgtaatggtttagatatattatcaaccattctcagaccgggtacgaacttctttagccagttcacctgccctgtagcctcataacatgcaacaaactcggcatacattgtggacgatgtagtgacggtttgtttgcaactttttcacgatattgctcccccggctagggtgaacacatatcctgacgtggattttctgtcatctcctgcgtaatcggaatctgagtatcctacgatacgcagagattctgttCTCCTGTACGTTAACATGAGGCCttttgttccttgcaaatagcgcagaactttctttaccaatttccagtgttctggtcctggattactctggaatctgccaagcaacccggtaacataagctatgtcagggcgtgtgcacacttgtgcatactgtaagcttcccacagcggaagcatatggtaccattttcatttgatcaatctcatattgagtcttggggcattgaaattccccatatctgtcgcccttaactataggtgcaggtgaggcactgcatttgTGCATATTAAATTTCTTCAGGACCTTTTCTATGTATGTCTTTTGAgacagtcctaataccccttttAATCTGTCTCGGTAAATCTCGATTCCTAGGACGAATCTTGCTTCACCGAGATCTTTCATCTCGAAATGCGAGGATAAAAACTTTTTCGTTTCTAGCAGTAGATTAACATCACTACTTGCCAGTAGAATGTCGTCCACATACAAAATTAGGAAGACGTActtcccattcttgaactttgcgtaaacgcaattgtcctcgacattttctttaaacccgaattcttttattgtcttatcaaacttcaagtaccactgttttgaagcttgctttagcccataaatcgatttcctcagacggcatcccaatttttctttgccttccacgacaaaacctttcggctgtgccatgtagacaGTTTCATCTAAGTCCCCGTTAaggaatgctgtcttcacatccatctgatgtaattctagatcGTAATGAGCTACAAGAGCTATTATGATTCTGAAAGAATCCTTACAAGAGACTGGGGAAAACGTCTCGTTGTAATCgattccttctctttgtgtgtatcctttagccacaagtcgtgctttaaacttatctatattcccttgggagtcatatttggttttgtagacccatttgcagcctactgttttggctcctttaggaatctcCTCTAGGTCCCACActttgttggtactcatcgattttatttcGTCTTCCATAGCGTCAAGCCATTTCGACGAAtgttcacttctcatggcttcttcaaatgaagtgggatcatcctccatttgaatttcttcgctattatagacttcatagtcaTTAGAAATAGCGCGTTTTCTTATTCTTTGAGGTCTCCCGTGAGcctgagcctgcggtgcctcatctatttggggctgCTGGTGCTCCTCTTCTTGTGCGGCAACTTGCTCGTCAGGAGCCTGATGAATGGGTTCCTCTTCCTCATTCATCGTCACCACAGAAGGAGTCATTACAGGTATCGGCATCGCAGTGACTTGCACTGGCGGTGCAGACACAACGGGCAGCGAGAAAAAAGATTCCTGAATCAcgggattgggtgtatacaccctcttctcctcaagatcaattttCCTTGCTGTcccgctcccccggatcatttgatcCTCGAGAAAAACTGCATGCTTCGTTTCTACGAATTTCGTCGATCTGTCTGGGCAGTAGAAACGAAaaccctttgacctttctggatagccaataaaatggcaagaTACCGTTCTTGAATCTAGTTTTGCAATAGTCGGGTTAAacacttttgcctcagcaggactcccccacacccgcaggtgatttagtgagggtactcttcctgtccacatttcatacggcgttttcggcaccgatttacttggaactctgttgagaatgtgaatggcggtttttagtgcctccatccataaactcactggcaatgtagagtaactgatcatgcttcgcaccatatccattagggtgcgattgcgtctttcagccactccgttctgctgaggctcgcccggcatcgagtactgggctactatgccttgttccatcaggaacttcgcaaaaggtcctggaacttggccatattgggtatgtcgaccgtagtattcccctccacgatcggatcttacgactttaatctttaaatcgtgttgattttctacttcggttttgaatattttaaacttatccaaagcctccgatctttctttaattggataaatgtatccataacgggaataatcgtctgtgaatgttacgaacgagtcataaccatccacactctttacattgaacggaccacagatatctgtgtgaattatttctaatacacctgtgctcctcttagcatttttctttattttctttacgaacttgccttttatgcattcaatgcatttctctaagtcagagaactctaatggaggaagaatttcgtttttaattaatctttctattctccccctcgaaatatggcctaaacgacagtgccataatttcgacgacgTATCGTGAGTTCTCTTACGTTTTCTATTTGCGAGTGTAGACGAGGATACATTCGCACtgttatcgcatacggaattAACACTTTCGCGTAACGATATCAAATAGAGATCATTCTTTCTGAATGCAGTGGAAATtactgtatcattacattcgATCAAGCATTTCCCATCTCCAAATAGACAAGAATAACCATCTGTATCCAGGCGagacacactaattaagtttctgtgtagagaaggaacaaataaaacatctCTAAGTACAATAATGAAGCCAGTGTCGAGTTCCAAATGAACGTCTCCTACTGCTTCAACGTCTGCCTGATCTCCATTCGCCACTCTAACTAGcttttcgcttctttgagtggttctcgtcgaacGGAATCCCTGTAAagaatttgcaacatgaacagttgctcctgaatcaatccaccaagtagattttgaatattctatatacaaggattcatttacaaaTGAAATAACGTTCTCACCTCTTTTctccatgatcatctttaaaTATTTGGAACAGTCTTTCTTGTAGTGACCCCTCTCTTTGCAGTAGAGACATTGATCTTTATCTACGAGAGCCTGTCCCTGCTGCGGTCTGTGTTGTTGAGAGCTTTTACCTTTTGAGGAGGACGAAAAATTACCCTTGAAGTTGGTATTTTTCTTCTTATTTACATAGTTTAAAGATCCACCAGTGGTGGATCttatcctttcctcctcctgaacacacatTGCAATGGTCTTTTTAATgtcccaagtttgtggttggGTGTTGTAATTGACAACAAAAGTGTCAAATTCTTTTGGTAACGAAGCAAAGACCagatggacaatgtgatcctccttgaaggcaaggtccaatgactTTAGCTTGTTATTCAGGTTGACCATGCGATGAATGTGTTCTCTAATGCCACCGCCAGTGTA from Panicum hallii strain FIL2 chromosome 3, PHallii_v3.1, whole genome shotgun sequence encodes:
- the LOC112887874 gene encoding myb family transcription factor PHL7-like — translated: MMYHAKNFSVPFAPQRAQNNEHASNIGAISGANISNPANPVGSGKQRLRWTSDLHNRFVDAIAQLGGPDRATPKGVLTVMGVPGITIYHVKSHLQKYRLAKYIPESPAEGSKDEKKDSGDSLSNTDSAPGLQINEALKMQMEVQKRLHEQLEVQRQLQLRIEAQGRYLQMIIEEQQKLGGSIKASDDQKLSHSPPSLDEYPESTQPSPKKPRVDALSPDSKRDTTQAEFEPHLIGPWDQEICRKNLCGVAFPVEEFKADPGMSKS